The Lycium barbarum isolate Lr01 chromosome 12, ASM1917538v2, whole genome shotgun sequence genome includes a region encoding these proteins:
- the LOC132622810 gene encoding protein GAST1, giving the protein MAGKLSIVLFLLVVFLIQNQVSRAKEMLDEQLQRQRNNQMYGVSQGSLHPQDCQPKCTYRCSKTSFKKPCMLYCQKCCAKCLCVPAGTYGNKQTCPCYNNWKTKRGGPKCP; this is encoded by the exons ATGGCTGGGAAACTGAGCATTGTCTTGTTTCTTTTGGTGGTTTTTCTGATCCAAAATCAG GTTTCAAGGGCCAAAGAAATGCTTGATGAGCAACTGCAACGACAGAGAAATAACCAAATG TATGGTGTTAGTCAGGGAAGCCTCCATCCTCAAG ATTGTCAACCGAAATGCACGTATCGGTGCTCAAAGACATCATTCAAGAAGCCATGCATGCTTTACTGCCAGAAATGCTGTGCAAAGTGTCTCTGTGTTCCTGCTGGTACCTATGGCAATAAGCAAACTTGCCCTTGCTACAATAACTGGAAGACCAAGAGAGGTGGCCCCAAGTGCCCATGA
- the LOC132622219 gene encoding DNA-directed RNA polymerase 2B, chloroplastic/mitochondrial isoform X1, producing MSSTKTPISLTIKFNQFTDLETKPYQNSSIMWRNIVKQFSSRTPQKLLLNSKNRTYSFLGFSQDSIFKDKTKLRSFIPVSCLNSGFPEMGFQNLGEFLPGDEFLNRPLLYAMKSQDFCRKNYASVAEAEAASSTDADEDTKDVSVVGEVQELLTEFKKEEKKQFDFMRRKQRMLTSGMGHRKYNSLKRRQVKVETEAWELAAKEYRELLFDMCEQKLAPNLPYVKSLFLGWFEPLRDKIAEEQEFCSQGKSKAAYSKYFHQLPADMMAVITMHKLMGLLMTGGDHGTARVVQAALVIGDAIEQEVRIHKFLEKTKKHKAEKDTKMEDGEHVTQEQEKLRKKVTSLMKKQKLRAVNQIVRSQDDSKPWGQDAKAKVGSRLIELLLQTAYIQSPADQLAVDPPDIRPAFVHSVRTVSKETKSASRRYGIIQCDELVFKGLEKTARHMVIPYMPMLVPPVKWTGYDKGGHLYLPSYVMRTHGARQQREAVKRASRNQLRPVFEALDTLGSTKWRINKRVLSVVDRIWAGGGRLANLVDRDDVPLPEEPDTEDEAVRTKWRWKVKSVKKENRERHSQRCDTELKLAVARRMKDEEGFFYPHNVDFRGRAYPMHPHLNHLGSDICRGVLEFAEGRPLGESGLRWLKIHLANLFAGGVDKLSLEGRIAFTENHLDDIFDSADKPLEGRRWWLNAEDPLQCLAACINLSEAVRSSSPETMISHLPVHQDGSCNGLQHYAALGRDELGAAAVNLVAGEKPADVYSGIATRVLDIMKRDAQRDPEEFPDAVRARVLVNQVDRKLVKQTVMTSVYGVTYIGARDQIKRRLKERGAIADDSELFGAACYAAKVTLTALGEMFEAARSIMTWLGECAKIIASENEPVRWTTPLGLPVVQPYRKIGRHLIKTSLQILTLQRDTEKVMAKRQRTAFPPNFIHSLDGSHMMMTAVACRRAGLNFAGVHDSYWTHACDVDKLNMILREKFVELYETPVLEKLLESFQISYPTLSFPPLPERGDFDLRDVLESPYFFN from the exons AGTTCTCTTCAAGAACCCCACAAAAGCTTCTTCTTAACTCCAAGAATCGTACTTATAGCTTTCTCGGTTTTAGCCAAGATTCTATTTTTAAAGATAAAACAAAATTAAGATCATTTATCCCTGTTTCTTGTTTAAATAGTGGATTTCCTGAAATGGGGTTTCAGAATCTTGGTGAATTTTTACCTGGGGATGAGTTTTTAAACAGACCCTTATTGTATGCTATGAAAAGTCAAGATTTTTGTCGAAAGAACTATGCTAGTGTAGCTGAGGCTGAAGCAGCATCTTCCACTGATGCTGATGAAGACACAAAAGATGTGTCTGTAGTTGGTGAAGTTCAAGAATTGTTAACagaatttaagaaagaagagaaaaaacagTTTGATTTTATGCGGCGAAAGCAAAGGATGTTGACTAGTGGTATGGGCCATAGGAAGTATAACTCACTTAAGAGGAGGCAAGTTAAGGTAGAGACAGAGGCATGGGAACTAGCAGCAAAAGAGTACAGGGAGCTTTTGTTTGATATGTGTGAGCAGAAATTAGCACCTAATTTGCCATATGTTAAGTCATTGTTTTTAGGATGGTTTGAGCCTTTGCGTGATAAGATAGCTGAAGAGCAGGAATTTTGTAGTCAAGGGAAGAGTAAAGCAGCTTATTCTAAGTATTTTCACCAGTTACCTGCAGATATGATGGCGGTTATCACTATGCATAAGTTGATGGGATTATTGATGACAGGCGGCGACCATGGTACTGCAAGAGTGGTCCAAGCTGCGCTTGTTATTGGTGATGCAATTGAACAGGAG GTTAGAATACACAAGTTCTTAGAGAAAACAAAGAAGCATAAAGCCGAGAAAGATACAAAAATGGAAGATGGAGAGCATGTCACTCAAGAACAAGAGAAACTACGCAAGAAAGTCACTAGTCTAATGAAAAAACAGAAGTTACGTGCAGTGAACCAGATAGTGAGAAGTCAAGACGATTCAAAGCCCTGGGGCCAAGATGCTAAAGCAAAG GTTGGAAGCCGTTTAATTGAGTTGCTTCTACAGACAGCTTATATACAGTCTCCTGCTGATCAGTTAGCAGTTGATCCACCTGACATTCGACCTGCCTTTGTACACAGTGTTAGAACTGTATCCAAAGAAACAAA GAGTGCGAGCAGAAGATATGGTATTATCCAATGTGATGAACTGGTTTTTAAAGGACTTGAAAAAACT GCCAGACACATGGTGATACCTTACATGCCAATGTTGGTGCCTCCAGTGAAGTGGACTGG TTATGACAAGGGTGGACACCTCTATCTGCCTTCGTATGTGATGCGGACACACGGAGCAAGACAACAACGTGAAGCAGTAAAGAGAGCCTCCCGGAACCAGTTGCGACCAGTTTTTGAG GCTCTTGATACTCTGGGAAGTACCAAATGGAGGATAAACAAAAGGGTACTTTCTGTTGTTGATAGAATATGGGCTGGTGGCGGTCGTCTGGCTAATTTGGTTGACCGTGATGAT GTCCCTTTGCCAGAAGAACCAGATACGGAAGATGAGGCAGTACGCACAAAGTGGAGGTGGAAAGTAAAATCTGTCAAGAAAGAGAACAGAGAAAGGCACTCACAACGATGTGACACCGAGCTCAAACTTGCTGTAG CACGTAGAATGAAAGATGAAGAAGGTTTCTTCTATCCGCACAACGTTGATTTCCGAGGTCGTGCATACCCCATGCATCCACATTTAAACCATCTTGGTTCTGATATCTGTCGGGGTGTCCTGGAGTTCGCAGAAGGTCGTCCTCTTGGAGAGTCGGGCTTGCGCTGGTTGAAGATACATCTTGCAAATTTATTTGCTGGTGGTGTGGATAAATTATCTCTTGAGGGCAGAATAGCTTTTACTGAAAATCACTTGGATGATATATTTGATTCTGCTGACAAACCGCTCGAAGGAAGACGCTGGTGGTTGAATGCAGAGGATCCTCTTCAGTGCCTGGCTGCATGCATTAATCTTAGTGAAGCTGTCAGAAGCTCATCCCCAGAGACGATGATTTCTCATCTTCCTGTGCACCAG GATGGTTCCTGCAATGGTTTACAACATTATGCTGCCCTTGGAAGAGATGAG TTGGGAGCTGCTGCAGTCAATTTGGTTGCTGGAGAAAAACCTGCTGATGTTTACTCTGGCATAGCAACTAG GGTCCTTGATATTATGAAAAGAGATGCACAGAGAGATCCTGAAGAATTTCCAGATGCTGTGCGTGCAAGGGTTTTAGTTAATCAG GTTGACaggaagttggtgaagcagacgGTGATGACATCAGTCTATGGCGTCACTTACATTGGTGCTCGTGATCAAATAAAGAGGAGGTTAAAGGAGCGTGGAGCAATTGCTGATGATTCTGAGCTATTTGGTGCTGCTTGCTATGCTGCAAAA GTCACATTAACTGCATTAGGAGAGATGTTTGAAGCTGCGCGGAGCATCATGACTTGGCTTGGAGAGTGTGCTAAG ATAATTGCTTCTGAAAATGAACCAGTCAGATGGACAACTCCTCTTGGACTTCCTGTTGTTCAACCTTACCGCAAAATTGGAAGACATCTT ATTAAGACTTCTTTACAAATTTTGACTTTGCAACGCGACACAGAAAAG GTAATGGCCAAGAGGCAAAGGACAGCTTTTCCACCAAATTTCATTCACTCCCTTGATGGTTCACATATGATGATGACTGCTGTTGCATGCAGAAGGGCAGGATTAAATTTTGCAG GTGTTCATGACTCGTATTGGACGCATGCATGCGATGTTGATAAGTTGAACATGATATTGAGAGAGAAGTTTGTAGAGCTTTATGAAACGCCAGTTCTTGAGAAA TTGTTGGAGAGCTTCCAAATTTCCTATCCTACATTGTCATTCCCGCCTTTGCCTGAACGTGGAGACTTTGATTTGAGAGATGTCCTAGAATCTCCCTATTTCTTCAATTGA
- the LOC132622219 gene encoding DNA-directed RNA polymerase 2B, chloroplastic/mitochondrial isoform X2, whose translation MSSTKTPISLTIKFNQFTDLETKPYQNSSIMWRNIVKQFSSRTPQKLLLNSKNRTYSFLGFSQDSIFKDKTKLRSFIPVSCLNSGFPEMGFQNLGEFLPGDEFLNRPLLYAMKSQDFCRKNYASVAEAEAASSTDADEDTKDVSVVGEVQELLTEFKKEEKKQFDFMRRKQRMLTSGMGHRKYNSLKRRQVKVETEAWELAAKEYRELLFDMCEQKLAPNLPYVKSLFLGWFEPLRDKIAEEQEFCSQGKSKAAYSKYFHQLPADMMAVITMHKLMGLLMTGGDHGTARVVQAALVIGDAIEQEVRIHKFLEKTKKHKAEKDTKMEDGEHVTQEQEKLRKKVTSLMKKQKLRAVNQIVRSQDDSKPWGQDAKAKVGSRLIELLLQTAYIQSPADQLAVDPPDIRPAFVHSVRTVSKETKSASRRYGIIQCDELVFKGLEKTARHMVIPYMPMLVPPVKWTGYDKGGHLYLPSYVMRTHGARQQREAVKRASRNQLRPVFEALDTLGSTKWRINKRVLSVVDRIWAGGGRLANLVDRDDVPLPEEPDTEDEAVRTKWRWKVKSVKKENRERHSQRCDTELKLAVARRMKDEEGFFYPHNVDFRGRAYPMHPHLNHLGSDICRGVLEFAEGRPLGESGLRWLKIHLANLFAGGVDKLSLEGRIAFTENHLDDIFDSADKPLEGRRWWLNAEDPLQCLAACINLSEAVRSSSPETMISHLPVHQDGSCNGLQHYAALGRDELGAAAVNLVAGEKPADVYSGIATRVLDIMKRDAQRDPEEFPDAVRARVLVNQVDRKLVKQTVMTSVYGVTYIGARDQIKRRLKERGAIADDSELFGAACYAAKVTLTALGEMFEAARSIMTWLGECAKVRQAVKMLFRYGVTTGLANSCTSS comes from the exons AGTTCTCTTCAAGAACCCCACAAAAGCTTCTTCTTAACTCCAAGAATCGTACTTATAGCTTTCTCGGTTTTAGCCAAGATTCTATTTTTAAAGATAAAACAAAATTAAGATCATTTATCCCTGTTTCTTGTTTAAATAGTGGATTTCCTGAAATGGGGTTTCAGAATCTTGGTGAATTTTTACCTGGGGATGAGTTTTTAAACAGACCCTTATTGTATGCTATGAAAAGTCAAGATTTTTGTCGAAAGAACTATGCTAGTGTAGCTGAGGCTGAAGCAGCATCTTCCACTGATGCTGATGAAGACACAAAAGATGTGTCTGTAGTTGGTGAAGTTCAAGAATTGTTAACagaatttaagaaagaagagaaaaaacagTTTGATTTTATGCGGCGAAAGCAAAGGATGTTGACTAGTGGTATGGGCCATAGGAAGTATAACTCACTTAAGAGGAGGCAAGTTAAGGTAGAGACAGAGGCATGGGAACTAGCAGCAAAAGAGTACAGGGAGCTTTTGTTTGATATGTGTGAGCAGAAATTAGCACCTAATTTGCCATATGTTAAGTCATTGTTTTTAGGATGGTTTGAGCCTTTGCGTGATAAGATAGCTGAAGAGCAGGAATTTTGTAGTCAAGGGAAGAGTAAAGCAGCTTATTCTAAGTATTTTCACCAGTTACCTGCAGATATGATGGCGGTTATCACTATGCATAAGTTGATGGGATTATTGATGACAGGCGGCGACCATGGTACTGCAAGAGTGGTCCAAGCTGCGCTTGTTATTGGTGATGCAATTGAACAGGAG GTTAGAATACACAAGTTCTTAGAGAAAACAAAGAAGCATAAAGCCGAGAAAGATACAAAAATGGAAGATGGAGAGCATGTCACTCAAGAACAAGAGAAACTACGCAAGAAAGTCACTAGTCTAATGAAAAAACAGAAGTTACGTGCAGTGAACCAGATAGTGAGAAGTCAAGACGATTCAAAGCCCTGGGGCCAAGATGCTAAAGCAAAG GTTGGAAGCCGTTTAATTGAGTTGCTTCTACAGACAGCTTATATACAGTCTCCTGCTGATCAGTTAGCAGTTGATCCACCTGACATTCGACCTGCCTTTGTACACAGTGTTAGAACTGTATCCAAAGAAACAAA GAGTGCGAGCAGAAGATATGGTATTATCCAATGTGATGAACTGGTTTTTAAAGGACTTGAAAAAACT GCCAGACACATGGTGATACCTTACATGCCAATGTTGGTGCCTCCAGTGAAGTGGACTGG TTATGACAAGGGTGGACACCTCTATCTGCCTTCGTATGTGATGCGGACACACGGAGCAAGACAACAACGTGAAGCAGTAAAGAGAGCCTCCCGGAACCAGTTGCGACCAGTTTTTGAG GCTCTTGATACTCTGGGAAGTACCAAATGGAGGATAAACAAAAGGGTACTTTCTGTTGTTGATAGAATATGGGCTGGTGGCGGTCGTCTGGCTAATTTGGTTGACCGTGATGAT GTCCCTTTGCCAGAAGAACCAGATACGGAAGATGAGGCAGTACGCACAAAGTGGAGGTGGAAAGTAAAATCTGTCAAGAAAGAGAACAGAGAAAGGCACTCACAACGATGTGACACCGAGCTCAAACTTGCTGTAG CACGTAGAATGAAAGATGAAGAAGGTTTCTTCTATCCGCACAACGTTGATTTCCGAGGTCGTGCATACCCCATGCATCCACATTTAAACCATCTTGGTTCTGATATCTGTCGGGGTGTCCTGGAGTTCGCAGAAGGTCGTCCTCTTGGAGAGTCGGGCTTGCGCTGGTTGAAGATACATCTTGCAAATTTATTTGCTGGTGGTGTGGATAAATTATCTCTTGAGGGCAGAATAGCTTTTACTGAAAATCACTTGGATGATATATTTGATTCTGCTGACAAACCGCTCGAAGGAAGACGCTGGTGGTTGAATGCAGAGGATCCTCTTCAGTGCCTGGCTGCATGCATTAATCTTAGTGAAGCTGTCAGAAGCTCATCCCCAGAGACGATGATTTCTCATCTTCCTGTGCACCAG GATGGTTCCTGCAATGGTTTACAACATTATGCTGCCCTTGGAAGAGATGAG TTGGGAGCTGCTGCAGTCAATTTGGTTGCTGGAGAAAAACCTGCTGATGTTTACTCTGGCATAGCAACTAG GGTCCTTGATATTATGAAAAGAGATGCACAGAGAGATCCTGAAGAATTTCCAGATGCTGTGCGTGCAAGGGTTTTAGTTAATCAG GTTGACaggaagttggtgaagcagacgGTGATGACATCAGTCTATGGCGTCACTTACATTGGTGCTCGTGATCAAATAAAGAGGAGGTTAAAGGAGCGTGGAGCAATTGCTGATGATTCTGAGCTATTTGGTGCTGCTTGCTATGCTGCAAAA GTCACATTAACTGCATTAGGAGAGATGTTTGAAGCTGCGCGGAGCATCATGACTTGGCTTGGAGAGTGTGCTAAG GTCAGACAAGCAGTTAAAATGTTGTTTCGCTATGGTGTCACTACTGGACTGGCTAACTCTTGCACAAGCTCTTAG